One segment of Pseudomonas asgharzadehiana DNA contains the following:
- a CDS encoding nucleotidyltransferase domain-containing protein, with translation MQREERHPLSDAMRARVAQELDRIERERNVKVLYACESGSRAWGFASTDSDYDVRFVYVEKPDWFMQVDAPRDVIERPLDDELDVSGWELRKTLGLLRKSNPTLLEWLDSPLVYRQQTEATAQLRALAEAFYSPPAARNHYLSMARKNFRGYLQGETVRFKKYFYVLRPLLAVRWIDLGLGRPPMTFADLLSTVSDAPLLDEVATLLALKRNAGEAAYGPRRPALHAFIVAELEREVPVLPRTREDSQRLDRYLRDTVKRFA, from the coding sequence ATGCAAAGGGAAGAACGGCACCCGTTGAGCGACGCCATGCGCGCCCGGGTTGCGCAGGAACTGGACCGAATAGAGCGCGAGCGCAATGTGAAAGTGCTGTATGCCTGCGAATCCGGCAGTCGCGCCTGGGGTTTTGCTTCCACCGACAGCGACTACGATGTGCGCTTTGTCTATGTGGAAAAACCTGATTGGTTCATGCAGGTGGATGCGCCGCGCGACGTGATCGAACGTCCGCTGGATGACGAGTTGGACGTGAGTGGCTGGGAACTGCGCAAGACTTTGGGTCTGCTGCGCAAATCCAATCCCACGTTACTGGAGTGGCTGGATTCGCCGTTGGTGTATCGCCAGCAAACCGAGGCCACCGCGCAGTTGCGGGCGTTGGCCGAAGCCTTCTACAGCCCGCCGGCTGCGCGTAATCACTACCTGTCGATGGCCAGGAAGAACTTTCGCGGTTACCTGCAAGGCGAAACGGTACGCTTCAAGAAGTACTTCTACGTGCTGCGGCCGTTGCTGGCGGTGCGCTGGATCGATCTGGGCCTGGGGCGCCCGCCGATGACCTTCGCCGACTTGCTGAGCACGGTGAGCGACGCGCCTCTGTTGGACGAAGTGGCGACATTGCTGGCGCTCAAACGCAATGCCGGTGAGGCGGCTTATGGTCCGCGGCGGCCGGCGTTGCATGCCTTCATCGTGGCTGAGCTGGAACGCGAGGTACCGGTATTGCCACGCACTCGGGAAGACTCGCAACGACTGGACCGCTACCTGCGGGACACGGTCAAACGGTTTGCATAA
- a CDS encoding DUF6124 family protein, whose product MNKVLPDPPRDPAKDRAAFNRAIDHYLPTQGFHAINEDLSFEDALLYTASLLDSASATALDCGEALDNPQRAKILAVWHLLEIARTTVDRSIECMKPSA is encoded by the coding sequence ATGAATAAAGTCCTACCCGACCCACCCCGCGACCCCGCCAAAGACCGTGCCGCCTTTAACCGCGCCATCGACCACTATTTGCCCACCCAAGGCTTTCACGCCATCAACGAAGACCTGAGCTTCGAAGATGCTCTGCTCTACACCGCCAGTTTGCTCGACAGTGCTTCGGCAACTGCGCTGGATTGCGGCGAGGCACTCGACAATCCTCAGCGCGCGAAGATTCTGGCGGTGTGGCATTTGCTGGAGATTGCCAGGACCACAGTGGATCGCTCTATCGAGTGCATGAAGCCCTCGGCCTAA
- a CDS encoding DUF2867 domain-containing protein: MPREVEPIMCVPVPSRSGITHLYTSTNLTDAFAIRLPVGTSSNPDLLARFILFHQPSWIGWLLKVRDTLVVCLGLKTAKHLASLADRVGPFKVYSTNQTEIVLGEDDMHLDFRISVLCSEEAEAEGSRQLVFSTVVQCHNRLGRAYLFVIAPFHRLVVKASLRRAARIGWPLAG, translated from the coding sequence ATGCCCCGCGAAGTTGAACCCATTATGTGCGTACCCGTCCCCTCGAGGTCCGGCATTACCCACCTTTACACGTCAACGAACCTGACAGACGCTTTTGCGATCCGGCTCCCGGTGGGCACATCGAGCAACCCGGATTTGCTGGCTCGATTCATCCTTTTCCACCAGCCGTCCTGGATCGGATGGCTCCTGAAAGTGCGAGACACTCTCGTTGTGTGTCTGGGGCTCAAGACAGCCAAGCATCTGGCATCACTGGCTGATCGGGTTGGCCCCTTCAAGGTCTACAGCACGAACCAGACTGAAATCGTGTTGGGAGAGGACGACATGCACCTCGACTTCCGGATATCGGTCCTGTGTTCTGAAGAGGCAGAGGCGGAAGGCAGTCGCCAACTGGTTTTTTCAACCGTGGTCCAGTGCCACAACCGTCTGGGCCGGGCCTACCTCTTCGTGATCGCCCCCTTTCACCGTTTGGTCGTCAAGGCCAGCCTGCGCCGTGCCGCACGCATCGGTTGGCCTCTGGCTGGCTGA
- a CDS encoding RtcB family protein produces the protein MQNNTYQLLEVANGKPIKLWTEGVPVEPEARQQLMNTARMPFIFKHLAVMPDVHLGKGSTIGSVIPTVGAIIPAAVGVDIGCGMIAARTTLMAGDLPDNLHGLRCAIEAAVPHGRTRSRKGRDKGAWEDVPAQADQVWATLHPRFKAITDKYPQLERSNHRQHLGTLGTGNHFVEVCLDEANRVWFMLHSGSRGVGNAIGNLFIQLAQADMRQHLANLPDRDLAYFDEGSQHFDDYVQAVGWAQDFARQNRELMMRAVVQATRQVISKPFEVALEAVNCHHNYVQKERHFGEDILVTRKGAVSAKKGELGIIPGSMGAKSFIVRGLGNEQSFCSCSHGAGRTMSRTKAKNTFTVADQIRATAHVECRKDADVIDEIPMAYKDIDRVMHAQRELVQVLHTLHQVVCVKG, from the coding sequence ATGCAAAACAACACCTACCAACTGCTGGAAGTCGCCAACGGCAAACCGATCAAGCTCTGGACCGAAGGCGTTCCGGTGGAGCCCGAAGCTCGTCAGCAACTGATGAACACGGCCAGGATGCCGTTTATTTTCAAGCACCTCGCGGTGATGCCGGATGTGCACCTGGGCAAGGGCTCGACCATCGGCAGCGTGATTCCCACCGTGGGCGCGATCATCCCGGCGGCGGTCGGGGTGGATATCGGCTGCGGCATGATCGCCGCGCGCACCACGCTGATGGCCGGCGACCTGCCGGATAACCTGCATGGCCTGCGTTGTGCCATCGAGGCCGCCGTGCCCCATGGCCGTACCCGCAGCCGTAAAGGCCGTGACAAAGGCGCGTGGGAAGACGTGCCGGCCCAGGCCGATCAGGTATGGGCCACGTTGCATCCGCGCTTCAAGGCGATCACCGACAAGTACCCGCAACTGGAGCGCAGCAACCACCGCCAACACCTGGGGACGTTGGGCACCGGCAACCACTTTGTCGAGGTGTGCCTGGATGAGGCCAACCGTGTCTGGTTCATGTTGCACAGCGGCTCGCGGGGCGTGGGCAATGCCATCGGCAACCTGTTTATCCAGTTGGCCCAGGCAGACATGCGTCAGCACCTGGCCAACCTGCCGGACCGCGACCTGGCGTATTTCGATGAGGGCAGCCAGCACTTCGATGACTACGTGCAAGCCGTGGGATGGGCTCAGGATTTTGCCCGGCAGAACCGCGAGTTAATGATGCGCGCGGTGGTCCAGGCCACGCGGCAAGTGATCAGCAAACCGTTTGAAGTGGCGCTGGAAGCGGTGAACTGCCATCACAACTATGTGCAAAAAGAGCGGCATTTTGGCGAAGACATCCTGGTGACCCGCAAGGGCGCGGTCTCCGCGAAAAAAGGCGAGTTGGGGATTATTCCGGGCTCCATGGGCGCAAAAAGCTTCATCGTGCGCGGGCTGGGCAACGAACAATCGTTCTGCTCGTGCAGCCATGGTGCGGGCCGCACCATGAGCCGCACCAAGGCGAAGAACACCTTTACCGTCGCCGACCAGATCCGCGCGACCGCCCATGTGGAGTGCCGCAAGGACGCCGATGTGATCGACGAAATACCGATGGCCTACAAGGACATCGACCGCGTCATGCACGCCCAGCGCGAGTTGGTGCAGGTGCTGCACACCTTGCATCAGGTGGTGTGCGTCAAGGGATAA
- a CDS encoding LacI family DNA-binding transcriptional regulator, which yields MHTTKRPTIATVAAQAGLSVATVDRVLNARAPVNPDTAEQVFQAAEAVGYFAARLIGQRIRERRPTYRFGILLLGTAQAFYANLAQSISDAAEHHATANLSCQFEYINDRTPSAIVAQIEQLAVQCDALAVVSFAHPLINACLAQIRAAGVPVVALLSDIHEQALEPYVGQDNHVVGRTMGWLLARTCGARKGSVGILLGGHRFLGHQARVEGLHSYLAEHAPGLKPLEPLINLDNCDITEEATLDLISRHTDLRGLCVVGGGGDGIISALAQLPKRPALCCILQESTELSRQALSQGLIDVVMDSQPRQTALVLVQLLVELQSAEGFDALRHRVHIAPQIVTSENL from the coding sequence ATGCACACCACCAAACGCCCAACCATCGCCACCGTGGCCGCCCAGGCGGGCCTCAGTGTGGCCACCGTCGACCGCGTATTGAACGCGCGAGCGCCGGTGAACCCGGACACCGCCGAACAGGTGTTCCAGGCCGCCGAAGCCGTGGGCTACTTTGCCGCGCGGCTGATCGGCCAACGCATTCGCGAACGCCGCCCCACCTACCGCTTCGGCATCCTGCTGCTGGGCACGGCGCAGGCGTTCTATGCGAACCTGGCGCAGTCGATCAGCGACGCCGCAGAGCATCACGCCACGGCCAACCTCAGTTGCCAATTCGAATACATCAACGACCGCACCCCAAGCGCCATCGTCGCGCAGATCGAACAATTGGCCGTGCAGTGCGACGCCCTCGCGGTGGTCAGCTTTGCCCACCCGCTGATCAATGCGTGCCTGGCCCAGATCCGCGCGGCCGGCGTGCCGGTGGTGGCGCTGCTTTCGGATATTCATGAGCAGGCCCTGGAACCCTACGTGGGCCAGGACAACCACGTGGTCGGGCGCACCATGGGCTGGTTGCTCGCACGCACGTGCGGCGCGCGCAAAGGCAGCGTGGGGATCCTGCTCGGCGGCCATCGCTTCCTCGGCCACCAGGCACGGGTCGAAGGCCTGCACAGCTACCTGGCCGAACACGCGCCGGGGCTCAAGCCGCTGGAACCGCTGATCAACCTGGACAACTGCGACATTACCGAAGAAGCCACCCTCGACCTGATCAGCCGCCACACCGACCTGCGCGGCCTGTGCGTGGTGGGCGGCGGTGGCGACGGCATTATCAGCGCCCTGGCGCAACTGCCCAAGCGGCCCGCGCTGTGCTGCATTTTGCAGGAGTCCACCGAATTGTCACGCCAGGCGTTGAGCCAGGGCCTGATCGATGTGGTGATGGACTCGCAACCGCGCCAGACGGCGCTGGTACTGGTGCAGTTGCTGGTGGAGTTGCAGAGTGCCGAGGGGTTCGATGCGCTGCGGCATCGGGTGCATATAGCGCCGCAGATTGTTACCTCCGAGAATCTTTAG
- the rtcA gene encoding RNA 3'-terminal phosphate cyclase, whose amino-acid sequence MKQDVIELDGAIGGGQVLRSGVSLSMVTGRTLLIRNIRARRSRPGLMRQHLTAVLAAAQVCGARVEGAELGSQTLRFAPGPIQGGDYRFAIGTAGSCTLVLQTLLPALLRAPGASRVTLCGGTHNPLAPPVDFLQRAWLPLLRRMGARVELTLLRHGFVPAGGGELQAFIQPGELAPLHLMQRGTLLQARATTLSAGLPPQVSEREFKRVRQRLDFSLEQLSAVEIDPDQGPGNVLMLEYTHEHVTEVFSAFGMARVRAETVADEAINQALQWLASDTAVGEHLADQLLLPMALAGGGSFTTPQMSDHLHSNMAVICRFLPVVIETHEQEEGGLKVECRAR is encoded by the coding sequence ATGAAACAGGACGTGATTGAACTGGATGGTGCCATCGGCGGTGGCCAGGTATTGCGCAGTGGCGTGAGCCTGTCGATGGTAACCGGGCGGACGTTGCTCATCAGGAACATCCGCGCCAGGCGCAGCCGCCCGGGGTTGATGCGCCAACACTTGACGGCCGTGCTGGCCGCAGCCCAGGTGTGTGGCGCGCGGGTGGAAGGCGCTGAGCTGGGATCGCAAACCCTGCGCTTTGCGCCGGGGCCGATTCAGGGCGGCGACTACCGCTTTGCGATTGGCACGGCGGGCAGTTGCACCCTGGTGTTGCAAACGCTGTTGCCGGCGTTGTTGCGGGCACCGGGCGCCAGCCGCGTGACCCTGTGCGGCGGCACTCATAACCCGCTGGCGCCGCCAGTGGACTTTTTGCAACGTGCCTGGTTGCCGTTGTTGCGGCGCATGGGCGCGCGTGTCGAGTTGACGCTGCTCCGGCATGGTTTCGTCCCGGCCGGTGGCGGCGAGTTGCAGGCGTTTATCCAGCCCGGCGAACTGGCGCCGTTGCACCTGATGCAGCGTGGCACATTGCTGCAAGCGCGGGCGACCACGCTGAGCGCCGGCCTGCCCCCCCAGGTGAGCGAGCGTGAGTTCAAGCGCGTACGCCAGCGACTGGACTTCAGCCTGGAGCAGTTGTCTGCGGTCGAGATAGACCCCGATCAAGGCCCGGGCAATGTGCTGATGCTGGAGTACACACACGAGCACGTCACCGAAGTGTTCAGCGCCTTTGGCATGGCCAGGGTTCGCGCCGAAACCGTGGCCGATGAGGCGATCAACCAGGCCCTGCAATGGCTGGCCAGCGACACGGCGGTCGGCGAACACCTGGCCGATCAACTGCTGTTACCGATGGCATTGGCGGGCGGTGGCAGTTTTACCACGCCGCAGATGAGCGACCATCTGCACAGCAATATGGCGGTGATCTGCCGCTTCCTGCCGGTAGTGATTGAAACCCACGAGCAGGAGGAGGGCGGGTTGAAGGTCGAGTGCCGGGCGCGCTAA
- a CDS encoding TIM barrel protein — protein MIPFKLAISAEMVFLDLPFVERVKRIHALGFCAEIWSWTDKDINALAATGADFTSMTGYISGTLTDPDGIRRLLDSARESLSVAERLNCPSLNLHGTGLGDDGLPVQPVSQTTGRMWLSACKTLEKIARLGEDAGRVFLLENLNTAVDHPGTPFARADDTLALIEAVGSPHLKMNLDLYHAQIGEGNLIELIQRAGPAIGEIQVADVPGRKEPGTGEIHYPTIARALHRIGYNGVVGLEGWASGDSELALARFRQAFTL, from the coding sequence GTGATCCCGTTCAAGCTGGCGATCAGTGCCGAGATGGTATTTCTCGACCTGCCCTTCGTCGAACGCGTCAAACGCATTCATGCACTGGGTTTTTGCGCCGAAATCTGGAGCTGGACCGACAAGGACATCAACGCCCTCGCCGCCACTGGCGCCGATTTCACCTCGATGACCGGCTATATCAGCGGCACCCTCACCGACCCCGACGGCATCCGCCGCTTGCTCGACAGCGCCCGCGAATCCTTAAGTGTTGCCGAGCGGCTCAACTGCCCCAGCCTCAACCTGCACGGCACCGGCCTGGGTGACGACGGCCTGCCGGTGCAGCCCGTCAGCCAGACCACCGGACGCATGTGGTTGAGCGCCTGCAAGACCCTGGAGAAAATCGCGCGACTGGGGGAAGACGCCGGCCGCGTATTCCTGCTGGAAAACCTCAACACCGCGGTCGACCACCCCGGCACCCCGTTCGCCCGCGCCGACGACACCCTGGCGTTGATCGAAGCCGTGGGCAGCCCGCACCTGAAAATGAACCTGGACCTGTACCACGCGCAGATCGGCGAGGGAAACCTCATCGAACTGATCCAGCGCGCGGGCCCTGCCATTGGTGAAATCCAGGTGGCCGATGTACCGGGGCGCAAAGAACCCGGTACCGGCGAAATCCATTACCCGACCATCGCCAGGGCCTTGCATCGCATCGGCTACAACGGCGTGGTCGGCCTGGAAGGCTGGGCCAGTGGCGACAGCGAACTGGCCCTGGCGCGTTTCCGCCAAGCGTTCACCCTATAA
- a CDS encoding Gfo/Idh/MocA family oxidoreductase, whose protein sequence is MSTQNIRLGLIGAGRMGSFHGLTAARHIAGARLTAIADPTPGQAARLAAELGVDKVYTDPQQLIDDPDIDGVIIAAPARSHAELVISAARAGKGIFCEKPMAITLDEADRAIAAAADARVPLQVGFNRRFAKSFRTAHQDVLAGRIGTPQLLRSLTRDPALNNPAASPQWVIFLETLIHDFDTLRYLNPGAEAVQVHVMADALIAPDYKSKGLLDTAVVTIRFDNGAIATAEANFQAVYGYDVRGEVFGSAGMLTMGGVQESDLVRYLAPGIQADTQRLDTDLLRDAYVAELNHFVDCLRSGAKPLASGEDARAALAIARACIESYEQGQAVTL, encoded by the coding sequence ATGAGTACACAGAACATCCGCCTGGGCCTGATCGGTGCCGGTCGCATGGGCAGCTTCCACGGCCTGACTGCGGCGCGGCATATTGCCGGTGCCCGCCTGACAGCGATCGCCGACCCCACCCCCGGTCAGGCCGCGCGCTTGGCCGCTGAGCTGGGCGTGGACAAGGTCTACACCGACCCACAACAGTTGATCGACGACCCGGACATCGACGGCGTCATCATCGCCGCCCCTGCCCGCAGCCATGCCGAGCTGGTGATCAGCGCCGCCCGCGCCGGCAAGGGGATCTTCTGCGAAAAACCCATGGCCATCACCCTCGATGAAGCCGACCGCGCCATCGCCGCCGCCGCCGATGCCCGCGTTCCGTTGCAGGTCGGCTTCAACCGGCGCTTCGCCAAGAGCTTCCGCACGGCCCACCAAGATGTGCTGGCCGGGCGTATCGGTACACCGCAATTGCTGCGTTCGCTCACCCGCGACCCGGCGCTGAACAACCCGGCCGCGTCGCCACAATGGGTGATCTTCCTGGAAACCCTGATCCACGACTTTGACACCCTGCGCTACCTCAACCCCGGCGCCGAGGCGGTGCAGGTCCACGTGATGGCCGACGCGCTGATCGCCCCGGACTACAAAAGCAAAGGCTTGCTCGACACCGCCGTGGTCACGATCCGCTTCGACAACGGTGCGATTGCCACCGCCGAGGCGAATTTCCAGGCCGTGTATGGCTACGATGTGCGTGGTGAAGTGTTCGGCAGCGCCGGCATGCTCACCATGGGCGGCGTGCAGGAGTCCGACCTGGTGCGCTACCTGGCACCGGGCATCCAGGCCGACACTCAGCGCCTGGACACCGACCTGCTGCGCGACGCCTACGTCGCCGAGCTCAACCACTTTGTCGATTGCCTGCGCAGCGGCGCCAAGCCCTTGGCCAGCGGCGAAGATGCGCGAGCGGCGCTGGCGATTGCGCGCGCCTGCATCGAGTCCTATGAGCAAGGTCAGGCGGTGACCCTGTGA
- a CDS encoding sigma-54 interaction domain-containing protein codes for MSLAFSVQDLDYLTTLGPAALNDGPVAALEQAWRDCQQGRSERPADVRQVIWESWRRSVEAAIDPADSQYRFVAPQTLAATLARHRVLIAAAAQVMHGLLAYNPRGHINLTDADGTTLYFCGLDITPVGSRLLESVQGTNCTGLALAEDRLVYVLAEENFAVGLRQRRMHCAAAPIKNAQGQTLAMLTLTAEPGWFHFHTLGTVQAAADAVSRQMALQALLEEQQAMLEVLNEGLVVLDERGCIKALNRYARQLFGVGLELIGSPFQRLGRSELSDPLSEPVRDLDCTFQLHDRSQLACLVSVCPLEQGGVIVSLRENRRIREITRRIVGTQARYTFDTIQGTSRAIQDALHLARIASRSDSTTLILGESGTGKELFAQAIHNASERCNGPFVAVNCGAIPRDLVQSELFGHVEGAFTGSARGGSAGKFELADGGTIFLDEIGDMSFDAQVSLLRVLQEGEIARVGAKSARQVDVRIIAATHRNLSQAVAEGAFREDLYYRLNVLNLTVPPLRMRRDDIPLLARHFLTRCARSLRKSVQGFSPQALALLSAHAWPGNVRELENAIERATNLAMSELIQPGDLPLDTKPRPLVRAYESQPTRDLSSHEMHAIVAALKNTSGNIRLAAQQLNVSRGGLYNKMSRFGLSAGDFRGG; via the coding sequence ATGAGCCTGGCCTTCAGCGTACAAGACCTCGATTACCTCACGACCCTGGGGCCGGCCGCGTTGAACGACGGCCCGGTTGCCGCGCTGGAGCAGGCGTGGCGTGATTGCCAGCAGGGCCGCAGCGAACGCCCGGCCGACGTGCGCCAAGTGATCTGGGAATCCTGGCGACGCAGTGTCGAGGCCGCTATCGACCCCGCCGACAGCCAGTACCGCTTTGTTGCGCCGCAAACCTTGGCTGCCACCCTGGCCCGCCACCGCGTACTGATCGCCGCCGCCGCACAGGTCATGCATGGCTTGCTGGCCTACAACCCGCGCGGGCACATCAACCTCACCGATGCAGACGGCACCACCTTGTATTTCTGTGGGCTGGATATCACGCCGGTGGGCAGCCGCTTGCTGGAGTCGGTACAAGGCACCAACTGCACCGGGCTGGCCCTGGCCGAAGACCGTCTGGTGTATGTGCTGGCCGAAGAAAACTTCGCCGTCGGCCTGCGCCAGCGCCGCATGCACTGCGCCGCCGCGCCGATCAAAAATGCCCAGGGCCAGACCCTGGCCATGCTTACCCTCACCGCCGAACCCGGCTGGTTCCACTTCCACACCCTGGGCACCGTGCAGGCGGCGGCCGATGCTGTCTCTCGGCAGATGGCCCTGCAAGCCTTGCTCGAAGAACAGCAAGCCATGCTCGAAGTGCTCAATGAAGGCCTCGTGGTGCTGGATGAGCGCGGCTGCATCAAGGCGCTCAACCGCTATGCCCGTCAGTTGTTCGGGGTGGGGCTGGAGCTGATTGGCAGTCCCTTCCAGCGACTGGGGCGCAGTGAGTTGAGCGATCCGCTGAGTGAGCCCGTGCGCGACCTGGATTGCACCTTCCAACTGCATGACCGCAGCCAACTCGCGTGCCTGGTCTCGGTGTGCCCGCTGGAGCAGGGCGGGGTGATTGTGTCGCTGCGCGAAAACCGGCGCATCCGTGAAATCACCCGGCGTATCGTCGGCACCCAGGCGCGCTATACGTTCGACACCATCCAGGGCACCTCGCGAGCGATCCAGGATGCGTTGCACCTGGCGCGCATCGCCAGCCGCAGTGATTCCACTACGCTGATCCTGGGAGAAAGCGGCACCGGCAAGGAGCTCTTCGCCCAGGCCATCCATAACGCCAGCGAGCGTTGCAACGGCCCGTTCGTGGCGGTCAACTGCGGCGCGATTCCCCGGGACCTGGTGCAGAGCGAACTGTTCGGCCATGTCGAGGGCGCCTTCACCGGCTCGGCCCGTGGCGGCTCGGCGGGCAAGTTCGAACTGGCCGATGGCGGCACCATTTTTCTCGACGAAATTGGCGACATGTCCTTCGACGCCCAGGTCAGCCTGCTGCGCGTGTTGCAAGAAGGCGAAATTGCGCGCGTCGGGGCCAAAAGCGCACGCCAAGTGGACGTGCGTATCATCGCCGCCACCCACCGCAACCTGAGCCAGGCCGTGGCGGAGGGTGCCTTTCGCGAGGACCTCTACTATCGCCTCAACGTACTGAACCTGACCGTACCGCCCCTGCGCATGCGCCGCGATGACATCCCACTGCTGGCGCGGCACTTTCTCACGCGCTGTGCACGCTCGCTGCGTAAATCGGTGCAGGGTTTTTCGCCGCAGGCATTGGCCTTGCTCTCGGCGCATGCCTGGCCGGGCAACGTGCGCGAGCTGGAAAACGCCATCGAACGGGCAACCAACCTGGCCATGAGCGAGTTGATCCAGCCCGGCGATCTGCCGTTGGACACCAAGCCTCGCCCACTGGTCCGTGCCTATGAGTCGCAACCCACGCGGGACCTGAGCAGCCACGAAATGCACGCTATCGTCGCCGCGCTGAAAAACACCAGCGGCAATATCCGCCTGGCCGCTCAACAGCTGAACGTGTCGCGGGGTGGGCTGTATAACAAGATGAGTCGGTTTGGGTTGAGTGCCGGGGATTTTCGGGGCGGATGA
- the rtcR gene encoding RNA repair transcriptional activator RtcR produces the protein MKHKRTVAIGFIGSKLDRVGKGANRWNHWRPSVGLCQQDDLQIDRLELIHDVDARDVSLAERVRADIQQISPHTEVRLHPMPLANPWDFEEVYGALHDFTSAYRFDTEREDYLVHITTGTHVAQICWFLLTEARTLPARLIQTSPSRRLDADAPATGTHTLIDLDLSRYDRIASRFAHQRLEGLAFLKSGIATRNPAFNASIEQIERVAVRSTAPMLLIGPTGAGKSFLARRIYELKRSRHQLQGRFVEVNCATLRGDGAMSALFGHIKGAFTGAQNARDGLLRAAHGGMLFLDEIGELGLDEQAMLLKAIEEKRFYPMGADTEVASDFLIIAGTHRDLRERVADGLFREDLYARINLWTFDLPGLAGRREDIEPNLDFELERHAREQGRRVRFNLEARRRYLAFACSSEAAWLGNFRELSASITRMATLADSGRIDQAQVEEEIQRLRYAWGISAPHACLPADLDLFDQLQLKAVIDVCLQADSLSDAGRRLFGVSRQAKAQPNDADRLRKYLARFSIDWKQLKP, from the coding sequence ATGAAACACAAGCGCACGGTCGCCATCGGATTTATCGGTTCCAAGCTGGATCGCGTCGGCAAGGGCGCCAATCGCTGGAACCACTGGCGCCCCAGCGTCGGGCTGTGCCAGCAGGATGATCTGCAGATCGACCGCCTGGAACTGATCCACGACGTCGACGCCCGCGATGTCAGCCTTGCCGAGCGAGTGCGCGCCGACATCCAGCAGATCTCGCCCCACACCGAGGTGCGCCTGCACCCGATGCCGCTGGCCAATCCCTGGGATTTCGAAGAGGTGTACGGCGCGTTGCACGACTTCACCAGTGCCTACCGCTTCGACACCGAGCGCGAGGATTACCTGGTGCATATCACCACCGGCACCCACGTGGCGCAGATTTGCTGGTTCCTGCTCACCGAAGCGCGCACCTTGCCGGCCCGCCTGATACAAACCTCCCCCAGCCGACGCCTGGATGCCGACGCACCCGCCACCGGCACCCACACCCTGATCGACCTCGACCTGTCGCGCTACGACCGCATCGCTTCGCGTTTCGCCCACCAGCGCCTGGAAGGCCTGGCGTTTCTCAAATCCGGGATCGCCACACGCAACCCTGCGTTCAACGCTTCCATCGAACAGATCGAACGCGTGGCCGTGCGCTCCACCGCGCCGATGCTGTTGATCGGCCCAACCGGGGCCGGTAAATCCTTCCTCGCCCGGCGCATCTACGAACTCAAGCGCAGCCGCCATCAACTGCAGGGCCGCTTCGTTGAGGTGAACTGCGCCACCCTGCGCGGCGATGGCGCCATGTCCGCGCTGTTCGGGCATATCAAGGGCGCCTTCACCGGCGCGCAAAACGCCCGCGACGGCCTGTTGCGCGCCGCCCACGGTGGCATGCTGTTCCTCGATGAAATCGGCGAACTGGGCCTCGACGAACAGGCCATGCTGCTCAAGGCCATTGAAGAAAAACGCTTCTACCCGATGGGCGCCGACACCGAAGTGGCCAGCGACTTCCTGATCATCGCCGGCACCCACCGCGACCTGCGCGAGCGGGTCGCCGACGGGTTGTTTCGCGAAGACCTCTACGCGCGCATCAACCTATGGACCTTCGACCTGCCCGGCCTGGCGGGCCGCCGCGAAGACATCGAGCCGAACCTCGACTTCGAGCTGGAGCGCCACGCCCGCGAACAAGGCCGTCGCGTACGTTTCAACCTGGAAGCGCGGCGCCGCTACCTGGCGTTTGCCTGCTCCAGCGAAGCGGCGTGGCTGGGCAATTTTCGCGAACTGTCCGCCTCCATCACACGCATGGCGACCCTGGCCGACAGCGGGCGTATCGATCAAGCCCAGGTCGAGGAAGAAATACAGCGCCTGCGTTATGCCTGGGGCATCAGCGCACCCCACGCGTGCCTGCCGGCCGACCTGGATCTGTTTGACCAGCTACAACTCAAAGCCGTCATCGACGTATGCCTGCAAGCCGACAGCCTGTCCGATGCAGGCCGACGCTTGTTTGGCGTCTCACGCCAGGCCAAGGCGCAACCGAACGATGCGGATCGGCTGCGCAAATACCTGGCGCGGTTTTCGATTGACTGGAAGCAGTTGAAGCCGTAG